In Ipomoea triloba cultivar NCNSP0323 chromosome 15, ASM357664v1, one genomic interval encodes:
- the LOC116005880 gene encoding uncharacterized protein LOC116005880, which yields MGNNMVSYSSDPSVVGTCPAPSPSWQLFIRYLQGYSLSSSKPTYTHILLASSIGLFIAAAMHYRLRKIRDQKIMPTIKQLPGSGQILKLERFPHYVARQMGFGDKKECPTLCKLAADYIIKSGGCEEEIYNFFANEPGADSLFIKLVEELERLILSYFAFHWSQASNMITQVLVSADQASEAKKKLKNIVMEATREQRFERVTKNLKVARVFHTLVEEMKAIGLVSADDSTCTDVMVPMAHKDRSPVLLFMGGGMGAGKSTVLKDILKEPFWVEAGGNAVVIEADAFKESDVIYKALSSRGHHDMLQTAELVHQSSTDAASSLLVTALNEGRDVIMDGTLSWIPFVVQTITMARNVHRRRYRMGHGYKVEADGSVTENYWQIDNEEEDLYLIDGSRKRRPYRIELVGVVCDAYLAVIRGIRRAIMCRRAVRVNSQLKSHKRFANAFTTYCNLVDVARLYSTNDLEGPTKLIGWKDKDRTLLVDPDEIDVLKVVGRLNEDAESIYDLYKHPNPAYQKGSVWKDIVLSPSRSNIQKELKYSIQKIENLGASKKKIEGKL from the exons ATGGGAAATAACATGGTTTCATATTCCTCAGATCCCTCCGTGGTGGGTACCTGTCCTGCTCCATCTCCTTCATGGCAGTTGTTCATTAGATACCTGCAGGGATATTCATTATCCTCCTCAAAGCCCACATATACACACATCCTTTTAGCCTCTTCCATCGGATTATTCATTGCCGCCGCCATGCATTACCGCCTCAGGAAAATCAGAGACCAGAAAATCATGCCCACAATAAAACAGCTGCCGGGATCCGGCCAGATCCTCAAGCTTGAAAGGTTCCCTCATTATGTAG CTCGGCAGATGGGATTTGGTGACAAGAAAGAGTGTCCAACCTTATGCAAATTGGCTGCagattatataataaaatcagGAGGGTGTGAGGAAGAAATATACAATTTCTTTGCTAATGAACCCGGAGCTGATTCCCTGTTTATAAAGCTAGTGGAAGAGTTGGAGAGGTTGATTCTTAGTTACTTTGCATTCCATTGGAGCCAAGCGTCCAATATGATTACTCAG GTATTGGTCAGTGCAGATCAAGCTTCTGAGGCAAAAAAGAAGCTGAAAAACATTGTCATGGAAGCAACTAG ggAGCAAAGGTTTGAGAGGGTGACCAAGAATCTGAAGGTTGCAAGGGTGTTCCACACCTTAGTGGAGGAGATGAAAGCCATAGGACTTGTGTCTGCAGATGATTCCACGTGTACGGATGTGATGGTTCCCATGGCTCACAAAGACAGAAGCCCTGTCCTCCTTTTCATGGGTGGTGGCATGGGAGCTGGTAAAAGCACTGTTCTCAAAGACATCCTCAAAGA GCCATTCTGGGTTGAAGCAGGAGGAAATGCAGTTGTGATAGAGGCAGATGCCTTCAAAGAATCAGATGTCATCTATAAAGCCTTGAGTTCTAGGGGCCATCATGACATGCTCCAAACTGCTGAATTG GTGCATCAATCATCTACGGATGCAGCTTCGTCTCTACTAGTGACAGCGCTAAACGAAGGGCGAGATGTGATCATGGATGGCACTCTCTCGTGGATTCCATTTGTGGTGCAAACAATCACAATGGCTAGAAATGTGCACCGGCGGCGTTACAGGATGGGGCACGGCTACAAAGTTGAGGCAGATGGAAGTGTGACAGAGAACTATTGGCAGATTgataatgaagaagaagatctatATCTGATTGATGGGAGTAGGAAGAGAAGGCCTTACAGAATAGAGCTAGTTGGAGTTGTTTGCGATGCTTATTTAGCCGTCATTAGAGGCATAAG GAGAGCTATCATGTGTAGAAGAGCAGTGAGGGTGAATTCACAGCTGAAATCCCACAAGAGATTTGCCAATGCATTCACAACATACTGCAACCTAGTAGATGTTGCAAGATTGTACAGCACAAATGATCTTGAAGGCCCTACTAAG CTGATAGGATGGAAGGACAAGGACAGGACACTATTGGTGGATCCGGACGAGATAGATGTGTTGAAGGTTGTGGGGAGGTTAAACGAGGATGCAGAGTCCATATATGATCTTTACAAGCATCCTAATCCAGCTTATCAAAAAGGATCGGTGTGGAAGGACATTGTGTTGTCTCCTTCAAGGTCGAACATTCAAAAGGAGCTCAAATATTCTATCcagaaaattgagaatttaggagcatcaaaaaagaaaattgaaggaAAGCTCTAG